In Candidatus Paceibacterota bacterium, the sequence TGGTAGTTTTTTACAATCTTGGGATTTTGGAAATTTTGAAAAAATGAAAAATAAAAAAGTTTGGCGTCTTTTTATTGAGAGGGAAAAAGGAATTCTTGCTGCGGCGCAAGTTCAAAAAGAGATTTTCCCCATGAAAAAGAGTCTTTTGTATATTCCTTTTGGTCCTTGTTTTAAATCAACTTTATTTTTAAAAGATAAGAAGAAAATTTTAACTTTGTTTTTTAAGGAAATAGAGAAGATCGGAAAAAAAGAAAATTCTGTATTTCTGAACATAGAGCCAACAAATGTTTTACCTAAGATGGATAAGCTTATAAAATCTGAAAGGAGGGTGCAACCTAAAGAAACTTTGATTTTGTCATTAAAAAATTCAACAGAAGAGATATTTAAAAATTTTCACCCAAAGACAAGATATAATATTAGATTAGCGCAAAAGAGAGGAGTGGAGATAAAAAAATATGAGAGTAAAGAAAAAAAGATAGAATGTTTAAATTATTTTTGTAAACTCTTGTATAAAACCTCAAAGAGAGGTGGTTTTAAATCATTTTCAAAAAGTCATTATAAATATCTTCTATCTTTAGATAATACGATTTTATATATTGCAAAATATAAAGATAAAATTATTGCAGCAAATATTTTAATTTATTTTGGTAAAAGAGCGAATTATATTCACGGAGTTTCAGATTATAAATATAGAAAATTTATGGCTCCTCACTTGCTTCACTGGAAGCAAATTTCTGATGCGAAAAATATGGGTTTTTTAGAATATGATTTTTGGGGAATAGATGAAGAAAAATGGCCGGGGATTACAAGATTTAAAAGAGGGTTTGGCGGTGAAGAATTTAAATATCCGAAGGGAAGAGATTTTATACTAAAAAAATTCTGGTATAAAGCTTATCAGATAAGAAAAAAAGTTTCTTAAATATTGATTATTTATGTCTTAAAAAGCAAAAAGCCATGGAATTTTCCAAGGCTTCTTGCCGACTTTAGTTAGAGTTCCTCAAAAGAGGATATACACTCACAGTTATATATTAGCAAAAAAATCGCAAAAAGTCAAGTCCTTTATCGAATAAAGCATTGCATTTAATTTTTTTAGATTATAAAATAATAATGGTGTGGAGGGGCACGCACTCACAAAAGACTTTAGAATTGGAGTAACTCCCTCCGCGCCGTTTTAGGTTATTTATGTTAAATATTCAAGAAGAAGTTTCTCTTAAGGATTTTACCACTTTTAAGATAGGGGGTCGGACTAAGTATTTTATAAAAGCGTCAAACGATAATGAGATTAAAGGAGCTGTAAAATGGACCAAAGAAAAAAAACTTCCATTTTTTATTTTAGGAGGAGGAAGTAATATTTTATTTTCTGATAGTGATTATAATGGCGTTATAATAAAAATAGAAAATCGAGAATTGAATTTTAAGGGAAATGAAGTTATTGCAGGGGCTGGTATTGTTTTTTTGAAACTGATTTTATTTTGTAAAGAAAAATCATTAAGTGGTCTTGAGTGGGGAGCTGGAATTCCTGGTACTGTTGGTGGTGCAATCTTTGGAAATGCTGGGGCTTTTGGTGGCGAGGTAAAAAATAATATAAAAGAAGTTTTAGCTGTTGATAAAGAGACATTAGAAGAGAAAAGATTTTCAAGTAAAGATTGTAAATTCTCATATAGAAATTCAATTTTTAAAAAAACAAAAAAATATATTATCTCTTCTGGTATTTTTTCTTTAGAAAAAAAAGAAAAGGGAGAAATAGGAAGGGTGATAAGAGAGCATATTCTTTATAGAAAAGAGCATCATCCTCTAGGGCAGCCTTCTGCAGGAAGTATTTTTAAAAATATCAAGACAAAAGACATAGAAAATTCATTGCTTGAGAGATTTTTTGAGTTTAAAGAAAAAGCAGAGGTGCCCGCTGCTTATATAATAGATAAAGCGGGGCTTAAAGGAAAAAGAGTTGGAGGTGCTAAAATTTCTGAAAAGCATACAAATTTTATTGTAAATTATGATAATGCTAAAGCAAAAGATATAATTTCTTTAATAAATTTTATTAAAGGAGAAGTAAAAAAGAAGTTTGATATTGAACTTAAAGAAGAGGTGATTATAATTAAATAAAGAATAGAAATAGTGGAGGCC encodes:
- a CDS encoding peptidoglycan bridge formation glycyltransferase FemA/FemB family protein — protein: MKIFFAENQKEWDEFLTENDGSFLQSWDFGNFEKMKNKKVWRLFIEREKGILAAAQVQKEIFPMKKSLLYIPFGPCFKSTLFLKDKKKILTLFFKEIEKIGKKENSVFLNIEPTNVLPKMDKLIKSERRVQPKETLILSLKNSTEEIFKNFHPKTRYNIRLAQKRGVEIKKYESKEKKIECLNYFCKLLYKTSKRGGFKSFSKSHYKYLLSLDNTILYIAKYKDKIIAANILIYFGKRANYIHGVSDYKYRKFMAPHLLHWKQISDAKNMGFLEYDFWGIDEEKWPGITRFKRGFGGEEFKYPKGRDFILKKFWYKAYQIRKKVS
- the murB gene encoding UDP-N-acetylmuramate dehydrogenase; the encoded protein is MLNIQEEVSLKDFTTFKIGGRTKYFIKASNDNEIKGAVKWTKEKKLPFFILGGGSNILFSDSDYNGVIIKIENRELNFKGNEVIAGAGIVFLKLILFCKEKSLSGLEWGAGIPGTVGGAIFGNAGAFGGEVKNNIKEVLAVDKETLEEKRFSSKDCKFSYRNSIFKKTKKYIISSGIFSLEKKEKGEIGRVIREHILYRKEHHPLGQPSAGSIFKNIKTKDIENSLLERFFEFKEKAEVPAAYIIDKAGLKGKRVGGAKISEKHTNFIVNYDNAKAKDIISLINFIKGEVKKKFDIELKEEVIIIK